The Pseudomonas iranensis genome includes a window with the following:
- a CDS encoding efflux RND transporter periplasmic adaptor subunit — MRRLRPFPLAVCLLPLALTACGDSSSAKDPRTLAPTVRSATVQPAENGFRSFTGVVAARTQGDLGFRVSGKVLERLVDTGQTVKRGQPLMRLDPIDLGLQARAQQEAVSAARARAIQTAGDEARNRKLVAAGAISASAYDQFKAAADTARAQLNAAVAQADVARNASGYAVLLADADGVVVETLAEPGQVVSPGQPVVRLARAGQREAIVHLPETLRPAPGSTAQAKLYGDTSAGVSAKLRLLSDSADSTTRTFEARYVLEGRLANAPIGSTVTLDIGQGSVPQQALKVPIAAIYNAGKGPGVWVIAGTPAKVTWRPVEVLGLSDDSARVAGQLNVGEPIVALGAHLLRDGEEVRLLARDDGQIAGSRP, encoded by the coding sequence ATGCGCCGGCTCCGACCTTTCCCCCTCGCGGTATGTTTGTTGCCCTTGGCCCTGACGGCGTGCGGAGATTCCTCCAGCGCAAAAGATCCACGCACCCTGGCGCCGACTGTCAGATCGGCAACGGTGCAACCGGCAGAAAATGGATTTCGATCATTTACCGGCGTCGTCGCTGCGCGCACCCAGGGCGATCTGGGCTTTCGCGTTTCGGGCAAGGTGCTCGAGCGTCTGGTTGATACCGGGCAGACGGTCAAGCGCGGCCAGCCACTGATGCGCCTCGACCCGATCGACCTCGGCCTGCAGGCGCGAGCCCAGCAAGAAGCGGTGAGCGCCGCTCGCGCCCGAGCCATACAGACTGCCGGTGACGAAGCACGCAATCGCAAACTCGTCGCCGCCGGCGCTATTTCGGCATCGGCCTACGATCAGTTCAAAGCTGCGGCCGACACCGCCAGGGCGCAACTCAATGCCGCTGTGGCGCAAGCGGACGTAGCGCGCAACGCCTCGGGCTACGCGGTTTTGCTGGCGGACGCTGATGGCGTGGTGGTGGAAACCCTCGCCGAACCCGGGCAAGTCGTCAGCCCGGGACAACCGGTGGTGCGACTGGCGCGGGCCGGTCAGCGGGAGGCCATCGTCCATCTGCCCGAGACCTTGCGCCCCGCGCCGGGCTCAACCGCTCAGGCAAAACTGTATGGCGATACGTCGGCTGGCGTCAGCGCAAAACTGCGTCTGCTTTCCGACTCGGCCGACAGCACAACTCGTACTTTTGAGGCGCGCTATGTGCTCGAAGGCAGGTTGGCCAATGCGCCAATCGGCTCGACGGTCACCCTTGATATCGGCCAGGGTTCTGTACCGCAACAGGCATTGAAAGTGCCCATCGCAGCCATCTACAACGCAGGCAAGGGCCCCGGTGTGTGGGTCATCGCCGGCACACCGGCAAAAGTGACCTGGCGCCCGGTCGAGGTCCTGGGCTTGAGCGACGACTCGGCCCGTGTCGCTGGCCAGCTCAACGTCGGTGAACCGATTGTCGCGCTGGGCGCGCATCTGCTGCGCGATGGCGAAGAAGTGCGCTTGCTTGCCCGCGACGATGGCCAGATTGCCGGGAGTCGTCCATGA
- a CDS encoding OmpP1/FadL family transporter, which translates to MKKTMLKHPVGLAVVLASSNVLAGGFALNEQSVSGMGSGFAGRSSSAEDASTVFGNPAGMARLKREQASVGKATLFAKSDISQTRSTFGGKEDGDMVPTTTVPMGYYVKPIDEHWAFGVGFYVPFGLITDYGSGFAGRYYANKSEVTTLTFQPTISYAFNDKVSIGFGPTINRISGELSGMVANPLSPGRNDGKVKSTGDDTALGFNAGVMVQATEQTRLGLTYHSKVSYHLDAKSKLSDGIFNVLGVSGRSYGASLDVDSPESVDFSVTHQLNNDWTLYAGSTWTRWSRFKELTIENSGLPPLLAGQLGTISEEQNWHDTWAHAIGAAYRLNNQWVLRTGFSVDQSPANNTNRGPRIPTGDRKVFSLGAGWTPAENVTIDVAYSYLREESVEINDTSAGKGSYSAKYKNSASGLGTSVSYRF; encoded by the coding sequence ATGAAAAAAACAATGCTCAAGCACCCGGTGGGGCTGGCTGTCGTTCTTGCGTCCTCAAATGTTCTGGCCGGCGGTTTCGCGCTCAATGAGCAAAGCGTCAGCGGCATGGGATCGGGTTTTGCCGGTCGCTCTTCTTCGGCGGAAGACGCCAGCACCGTTTTCGGCAACCCGGCAGGCATGGCGCGGCTCAAGCGCGAGCAGGCCAGCGTCGGGAAGGCGACGCTGTTTGCGAAGTCCGATATCAGCCAGACCCGCAGCACGTTCGGCGGCAAGGAAGACGGCGACATGGTGCCGACCACCACGGTACCGATGGGCTATTACGTCAAACCGATCGACGAGCATTGGGCGTTCGGCGTGGGGTTCTACGTACCGTTTGGTCTGATCACCGACTACGGCAGCGGTTTCGCCGGCCGTTACTACGCCAACAAAAGCGAAGTCACCACGCTGACGTTCCAGCCGACCATCAGCTATGCCTTCAACGACAAGGTGTCGATCGGCTTCGGCCCGACCATCAACCGCATCAGCGGCGAGCTGTCGGGGATGGTCGCCAACCCGCTGAGTCCCGGGCGCAATGACGGCAAAGTCAAAAGCACCGGCGACGATACCGCGCTGGGCTTCAACGCCGGGGTCATGGTCCAGGCGACCGAGCAGACCCGCCTGGGCCTGACCTATCACTCAAAAGTCAGTTACCACCTCGACGCGAAATCCAAACTCAGCGATGGCATCTTCAACGTGCTTGGGGTCAGCGGTCGCAGCTATGGCGCCTCGCTGGACGTCGACAGCCCGGAGTCGGTGGACTTCTCGGTCACCCATCAACTGAACAACGACTGGACGCTGTATGCCGGCAGCACCTGGACGCGCTGGAGTCGCTTCAAAGAGCTGACCATCGAAAACAGTGGATTGCCGCCATTGCTAGCCGGCCAGTTGGGCACGATCAGCGAGGAGCAGAACTGGCACGACACCTGGGCTCACGCCATCGGCGCGGCGTACCGGTTGAACAACCAATGGGTGCTGCGTACCGGGTTCTCGGTTGATCAGTCTCCGGCGAACAACACCAATCGCGGGCCGCGTATTCCCACGGGTGATCGCAAAGTGTTCAGCCTTGGTGCCGGTTGGACTCCAGCGGAGAATGTCACCATCGACGTCGCCTATTCGTATCTCAGGGAAGAGAGCGTCGAGATCAACGACACCTCGGCGGGCAAGGGTTCGTACAGCGCGAAATACAAGAACAGCGCCAGCGGGCTCGGTACTTCTGTCAGCTATCGGTTCTGA